Proteins found in one Brevibacillus brevis genomic segment:
- a CDS encoding winged helix-turn-helix transcriptional regulator — protein MNVLEPIELNKGTPGQPCPIAKTLDVIGTKWTFLIIRDLLIEGTLRFSDLLKSMDGISPKTLSLRLKELEEHGILERKVFPEVPPRVEYTLTEKGKRLEGIFIELKRFGLHL, from the coding sequence ATGAACGTTCTTGAACCAATCGAACTGAACAAAGGAACCCCAGGCCAACCTTGCCCCATTGCCAAAACGCTTGACGTAATCGGGACCAAATGGACCTTTTTAATCATTCGGGATCTGCTTATCGAAGGAACGCTGCGTTTCAGCGACCTGCTGAAATCCATGGATGGGATTAGTCCAAAAACACTGTCGCTTAGACTTAAGGAATTGGAAGAGCACGGCATATTGGAAAGGAAGGTGTTTCCGGAAGTCCCTCCGCGTGTGGAATATACGTTAACGGAGAAAGGGAAACGATTGGAAGGTATTTTCATTGAGTTAAAGAGGTTTGGGTTGCATTTATAA
- a CDS encoding methyl-accepting chemotaxis protein, protein MLDIKKLWGHSSFHYRSIFTRLFAGIMGMVVCMMAIAAFFISYQSEATLNEKTKQQLHEASGAALQKVHSRVYDIVTALQSFASTYKNSKITNSQIFGIFTDLSTSNPTISELQIVTTDGKYLTFPGSPLDSSYDPRKMDWYEGALNQPQQGVFVSDVFQFSKTEFPKIAVSLPLRNEDEEPVGVVVAFVSVPKLSESIGQIKLGETGYAMIVDQQGKLVAHPDQSYALQRPLLSELAIVQNVIAGQSGYEPSRINEVDSFAAYQFDPSLKWGVIVAQSVSEVKQEVRRLQLTILAVSLVGLAALALMLYVYVRRIIKPIKEAQQKMSAFSEGDLLQTMHVQSNDEIRQLADSFNRMSEQIRTIIGKIQYVISDVKQVADHVGKGSRHSHAMQSEVVSVTERLAQEMDNQQEQIDDIHATMADITQEMSRITDSMEKAIVQSRESRQQNARAATSIDLLKENMHNISEDMKASMHAMSSMRESMSDINEMLGLISAISKRTKLLSFNARIEASRAGQAGIGFSVVADEIRLLSDQTEEASARIQKVIESGEERMEHVAACLQTTDHATVNGIQTLHQAASIFHNTIQLSEALTAQFESIRMLTGTISIQSQAISQRVDNLSASAQQVVSGTQQAVAANQESLSLSEQFLDDSLRLTEIVEDLEQTIKFFRAGETTPSLKNS, encoded by the coding sequence ATGCTAGACATAAAAAAACTATGGGGTCACTCGTCGTTTCATTATCGTTCAATTTTCACCAGGCTGTTCGCAGGCATCATGGGCATGGTTGTCTGCATGATGGCAATTGCCGCTTTCTTCATCAGCTATCAATCCGAAGCCACACTCAATGAAAAAACAAAGCAGCAATTACACGAAGCATCAGGTGCAGCTCTACAGAAGGTACATAGCAGGGTGTATGACATCGTGACCGCCTTGCAATCATTTGCTTCCACTTATAAAAACAGCAAGATCACGAACAGTCAGATCTTTGGCATTTTTACAGATTTGTCTACCAGCAATCCTACGATTTCCGAATTACAAATCGTCACCACGGACGGAAAGTATTTGACCTTTCCGGGATCACCCCTCGACAGTTCCTACGATCCGCGAAAAATGGACTGGTATGAGGGGGCATTGAACCAACCGCAGCAGGGGGTTTTTGTCTCAGATGTCTTCCAGTTTTCCAAGACGGAGTTTCCCAAAATTGCCGTCTCACTCCCTTTGCGCAATGAAGATGAGGAGCCAGTAGGCGTCGTCGTGGCATTCGTCTCTGTTCCGAAGCTGAGCGAATCAATCGGGCAGATTAAACTGGGCGAAACCGGGTATGCCATGATCGTTGATCAACAAGGCAAGCTGGTCGCTCATCCTGATCAATCCTACGCGTTGCAGCGCCCTCTTCTCTCCGAGCTGGCCATCGTACAAAACGTCATCGCTGGTCAATCTGGGTACGAGCCGAGCAGGATCAATGAGGTGGACTCATTTGCCGCCTATCAATTTGACCCCTCCCTAAAATGGGGAGTGATCGTCGCACAGTCGGTATCCGAGGTAAAGCAAGAGGTTCGCCGCCTTCAGTTAACTATTTTGGCCGTCTCACTCGTCGGACTTGCTGCACTCGCACTCATGTTGTATGTGTATGTTCGCCGAATCATCAAGCCGATTAAGGAAGCACAACAAAAAATGTCCGCCTTTAGCGAGGGGGATCTGCTGCAAACCATGCACGTTCAAAGTAATGATGAAATTCGCCAGCTGGCTGACAGCTTCAATCGAATGAGTGAACAAATCCGGACGATCATCGGTAAAATCCAGTACGTCATCTCAGACGTCAAACAAGTAGCCGATCATGTCGGAAAAGGCTCCCGCCATTCTCACGCCATGCAGTCAGAAGTCGTATCCGTAACAGAGCGGCTGGCCCAAGAAATGGACAACCAGCAGGAGCAGATCGATGATATTCACGCCACGATGGCCGACATCACGCAAGAAATGTCTCGGATCACTGACTCCATGGAAAAAGCAATTGTACAGAGCCGGGAATCACGTCAGCAAAATGCCAGAGCAGCAACCTCCATTGATTTGCTAAAAGAAAATATGCACAATATCTCGGAGGATATGAAGGCTTCTATGCATGCCATGTCCTCCATGAGAGAAAGCATGAGTGACATCAACGAAATGCTCGGTCTGATTTCTGCCATCTCCAAGCGAACCAAGCTTTTGTCCTTTAATGCTCGAATCGAAGCTTCCAGGGCTGGACAAGCTGGGATCGGCTTCAGCGTCGTAGCAGACGAAATTCGCTTGCTGTCCGACCAGACGGAAGAGGCATCGGCCCGTATTCAAAAGGTAATTGAATCAGGGGAAGAACGAATGGAGCACGTAGCTGCCTGCTTGCAAACGACCGATCATGCTACTGTAAATGGCATTCAAACCTTGCACCAGGCCGCTTCTATCTTCCACAATACGATCCAGCTCAGTGAAGCGTTGACTGCTCAATTTGAATCGATCAGAATGCTCACAGGAACAATCTCGATACAGAGCCAAGCCATTTCGCAGCGGGTAGACAATCTGTCCGCCTCTGCACAGCAAGTAGTTTCAGGCACACAGCAGGCCGTAGCTGCCAATCAAGAAAGCCTATCCTTATCGGAACAATTTCTCGATGACTCCCTGCGCCTGACAGAAATCGTGGAGGATCTGGAGCAAACTATCAAATTTTTCCGAGCGGGAGAAACAACCCCTTCTTTGAAAAATTCATGA
- the pstB gene encoding phosphate ABC transporter ATP-binding protein PstB, giving the protein MSVISVRELNLFYGNKQALYHINLDVESDSITALIGPSGCGKSTFLRTLNRMNDSVPNTKITGTVKVFDEDIYSSRVEVERLRKNIGMVFQHPNPFPKSIYDNITYGPRLHGMNDRNKLDELVETSLKAAALWDEVKDVLKKPATGLSGGQQQRLCIARALAVQPQIILMDEPTSALDPISTAKIEELLEELKNRYTIVIVTHNMQQAARISDKTAFFLNGELVEFDSTPTIFQNPRDKRTEDYITGRFG; this is encoded by the coding sequence ATGAGCGTTATTTCGGTGAGAGAGTTGAATCTCTTCTACGGTAATAAGCAAGCCCTCTATCATATAAATCTGGATGTAGAGTCTGATTCCATTACAGCCTTAATTGGTCCGTCTGGCTGTGGTAAATCTACATTTTTACGGACGTTGAACCGAATGAACGACTCTGTACCGAACACCAAAATTACGGGAACGGTAAAAGTCTTCGACGAGGATATTTATAGCTCCCGTGTAGAAGTTGAGCGACTTCGCAAAAATATCGGCATGGTGTTTCAGCATCCGAATCCATTTCCGAAAAGCATCTATGACAACATCACGTACGGGCCGAGACTACACGGCATGAATGATCGTAACAAGCTGGACGAGTTGGTAGAGACAAGCCTCAAGGCAGCAGCCCTTTGGGATGAAGTGAAGGATGTACTGAAAAAGCCAGCAACAGGGCTTTCCGGTGGACAGCAGCAACGCCTCTGTATCGCACGGGCACTCGCTGTTCAGCCACAGATCATTTTGATGGATGAGCCAACCTCTGCATTAGACCCGATTTCGACAGCCAAAATCGAAGAACTGTTGGAAGAGCTGAAGAACCGTTATACGATTGTAATCGTGACACACAACATGCAGCAGGCAGCACGTATTTCCGATAAGACTGCGTTTTTCTTGAATGGAGAGCTAGTCGAGTTTGACAGCACCCCGACGATCTTCCAAAATCCTCGTGACAAAAGAACAGAGGATTACATTACCGGACGTTTCGGATAA
- a CDS encoding ester cyclase has translation MIPRTKRMSSIAGIAVIFGTMLFTTACATDSKTSAYDNQTAVLSAKTDVQLLKDLPQPVSMTIDSSLDSTKATEMVQAAQRFYGFWNTGNEELISQTVSPSFIDNTLPKGRPQGPDGLLFASRNFRKAVPDLQCKIEDLLVVGDKVTARLSFTGTSKGEFMGKPLTGKPIQFMAIDVLRIKDGKLVEDWHLEDNLTFMQQIGVVAEN, from the coding sequence ATGATTCCACGCACAAAAAGAATGAGTTCGATAGCTGGTATTGCTGTCATCTTCGGGACGATGCTGTTCACAACAGCATGCGCTACTGATTCGAAAACGTCTGCTTATGATAATCAAACGGCTGTGTTGTCCGCCAAGACAGACGTACAACTATTGAAGGATCTTCCACAACCCGTTTCGATGACGATTGATTCCTCGTTGGATTCAACGAAAGCTACTGAAATGGTACAGGCCGCTCAACGTTTCTACGGATTCTGGAACACGGGGAATGAGGAACTTATTTCACAAACCGTTTCTCCAAGTTTCATTGATAACACGTTGCCGAAAGGAAGGCCTCAAGGTCCGGATGGCTTGTTATTTGCTTCTCGCAACTTCCGTAAAGCAGTTCCCGACTTGCAATGCAAAATTGAGGATTTACTGGTAGTGGGGGACAAGGTGACAGCTCGTCTTTCTTTTACGGGTACGAGCAAAGGCGAGTTTATGGGAAAACCTCTGACCGGGAAGCCCATTCAATTTATGGCAATCGATGTTTTGCGCATCAAGGATGGGAAGCTTGTTGAAGACTGGCACCTGGAAGACAATTTAACCTTTATGCAACAAATTGGTGTCGTAGCGGAAAATTGA